TTTTGACTATCTGTTGTTCCGCATTTGTTTTTACACGAAACTCTACTCTTCGCGACCTTACCTTATCTTCTTCATTTTCATCAGTAAAGACAAGCTTGCTAGATGAAAGACCATTTGCCGTGACTTTATTTTTAATCCAATTCCTCTTGCCCTTAACTTGATCCAACAAAAGTACATAAGCCAGAACTTCCCTAGTACGATCTTGAGATAGCTTCATGTTACCGATGTAAGCTTCCTGTGGAAAAGAATTGCTACTCCACTCGCTAGAAGTATGTCCTTCAATTCTTATTTCATCAATATTATCAATATATTTCTCACTTGTTAAGATGTTTATGTATCGTGGAAAGAAATCTAAAAGGATAATTCTGAATTCATCCCGAAGTACATCACTTCCCTGTTCAAAAAGAACTTCCGGTGACTCAAACTTAACAGATAGAGTTTTGCGATCAATGCTTGCATTCCAATCTTCAAGATCATCCTTAAACTCTTTATTAAGATCTTGATATAGTTGATCTTGAAGCTCATTGTAGGCAACAGCGATTTCTTTTATCCTTTCCTGTTCCTCCATCACATTGATCATATAACTAATGGCTATGAATAAAAAGATCATCATTAACACTGACATTAAATCAGAAATGGATATCCACTGACTTTCACCTTCGTGAGATTCGGTGTCGTATCTTTGGTCAAACATCAGTTTCTAGTATTTAAAGTTTGGCCTACAGAATTTAAATGGTCAGAAATTTTTATATAATTATTTAAGACATGCTCAGTAACAGAAGCAAGTTTACTTCCCAAGTCGTCAAGTACCTTATTAAGTTGCTTTGCTAGCTCCTCATCTAAATTCTTAATTTGAGTATCAATTCTATCAGAATTCTTAATCATTAACTTCTCAATGCTTGTTGTTACTTCTTTTACCTGTTTCTGCTGAAGATCACCAATCTCTCTGTAAGATTTTTCAAAAGTGTTTATTTGAGCATTTATAGCCTCTTTTTGGTGCTCAAACATTATATTGTTTTCATTTACTGATCTCTTTACGGCTTCTGAAAAGCTCGATGTCAATTGCTCTATTTTTTTCTCTATAGTTGGCAAAAGTTCTTTGCTATTTTTTGCAACTCCGTCAAGGGCTTCCAAGTTAATGTTTAATACTTTAAGAAGTTTATCCATTTCATTAGCAGAATTGTAATAAACTTCGCTCTTTTTTGAAATATCTGCTAGTATTAATTTTGCCTCGTTAATGCCGTTTAATGAATTGGTAAACTGGTTATTCATGTTTTCTATCTGATATGAATAATTACTTTGCCACTCAATTAAATTTTTGGTGCTGTTATTTAATTGGTCAATACTTGTAGTCAATCTGTCATTTATCTTAGAGTTAAAATCTTCCATGACTGCTGCTAAAGCCTCTATTAACTGCTCAATGCTATTTTCTACAATCTTATCTGCAAATTTGTTTATTGATTCATTTAAGACATCAAAATTGTTAGCATTTTCAAACCTTAACGATTGCATTTGCCGTTTCAAACTTTGCTCTTTATCAGAAGATAGTCCGTCGTTAATGGAGCTCAAAAGATTTATTATGTTATCAGTTCTATAGTCAATCACTTTTGGACGGTTGCCATGCCTGAACTTATATCTAAGTAAAAGAGTTGCAGCCATTCCAGCAATCGAGGTCCAAAAAGCAGTTTTGAGTCCACTAAGTAGCACTGGCACACTCGCTTGTATATCATTGACATCAAATCCATGTAACCCAACTGTAATACCTACAAATGTTCCTAAAATACCTATGGTAGTAGGTATATTAATTATGACGTGGGGATTGTGAAATTTATTTCTAGAACTCGAAAGAGCATAAACAGTAACAGCAATAATAATAAGGAGGAAAGCAAGTAGTATAATATCAAGCATAGGTAGATTTTGTTGTATTTTAATGACGGTTTAAATTACAGTTTTTATAATAAATATCTAACTATGGAAATAAAATTGTTATTAGGTAAGTATTAACACTGCATTATACAACAATAGACAAGCAGTTGAAACTAAAAGTTTTCTTGGAGAAAAATTAAAGGAAGTTAAGCCAGTTCAACCACTTATTAAGTCCGAGTAAACGGTGGTACACTTAATTTTTTTGA
This window of the Porifericola rhodea genome carries:
- a CDS encoding OmpA/MotB family protein, with the translated sequence MFDQRYDTESHEGESQWISISDLMSVLMMIFLFIAISYMINVMEEQERIKEIAVAYNELQDQLYQDLNKEFKDDLEDWNASIDRKTLSVKFESPEVLFEQGSDVLRDEFRIILLDFFPRYINILTSEKYIDNIDEIRIEGHTSSEWSSNSFPQEAYIGNMKLSQDRTREVLAYVLLLDQVKGKRNWIKNKVTANGLSSSKLVFTDENEEDKVRSRRVEFRVKTNAEQQIVKILTAN